The proteins below come from a single Candidatus Eremiobacteraceae bacterium genomic window:
- a CDS encoding glycosyltransferase codes for MIVRPYDNVTIRASENGSAHPRVLFLGSYPPRECGIATFVEDVRGAYDAMTGLVSDVIAMNDTGERYLYPSCVMDTIDRDDLESYSRAARSANASSADVVNIQHEYGLFGGERGSYLLAFLRDLHRPIVLTLHTTLPDPDEATLRVTRELCHRADRVMVLTEASKTILTARYGVRPSKVCVVMHGVPDVAPVRGPRWKRPFGLEHDTVLSTFGLLSRGKGIETIIDAMPAIVERHPKARYVLWGQTHPSVKRHEGERYRTGLLERAQALGVIDRVSFVNRYMTDDEVVGALLATDVYVSTSLDPHQSVSGTLSYAVACGRAVIATEYLYAKELLADGRGITVPFRDPHALATTVDDVLRNPGLRASLESAAYRFGRRMTWPRIAAGYRQAFADSLLAGLDIAAASLGA; via the coding sequence ATGATCGTTCGCCCTTACGACAACGTCACTATCCGAGCATCGGAAAATGGCAGCGCGCATCCGCGTGTGCTGTTCCTAGGTTCGTATCCGCCGCGCGAGTGCGGCATCGCGACGTTCGTGGAAGACGTGCGCGGTGCGTACGACGCGATGACGGGCCTGGTCAGCGACGTGATCGCTATGAACGACACCGGCGAGCGCTATCTTTATCCGAGCTGCGTCATGGACACGATCGACCGCGACGACCTCGAGTCGTACTCGCGTGCGGCAAGATCGGCGAACGCCTCCTCAGCCGACGTGGTGAACATCCAACACGAATACGGTTTGTTCGGCGGAGAACGAGGGTCGTATCTGCTCGCGTTCCTCCGCGATCTCCACCGTCCGATCGTCCTGACGCTTCACACGACGCTGCCCGACCCCGACGAGGCGACGCTGCGCGTCACGCGCGAGCTATGCCATCGCGCCGACCGCGTCATGGTGCTCACAGAGGCGAGCAAGACGATCCTCACCGCGCGGTACGGCGTCCGTCCGTCAAAGGTATGCGTCGTCATGCACGGCGTCCCCGACGTCGCGCCGGTTCGAGGACCTCGCTGGAAGCGTCCATTCGGCCTCGAGCACGACACGGTGCTTTCGACGTTCGGGCTGCTTAGCCGCGGCAAAGGCATCGAGACGATCATCGACGCGATGCCCGCGATCGTGGAGCGCCATCCGAAAGCGCGCTACGTCCTTTGGGGACAGACGCACCCGTCGGTGAAGCGCCACGAAGGCGAACGCTACCGCACCGGCCTGCTCGAGCGGGCGCAAGCGCTCGGCGTCATCGATCGCGTCTCGTTCGTCAACCGTTACATGACCGACGACGAGGTCGTCGGCGCGCTCCTCGCGACCGACGTCTACGTCTCGACTTCCCTCGATCCGCATCAATCGGTGAGCGGCACGCTTTCGTACGCCGTGGCTTGCGGACGAGCCGTCATCGCGACAGAATACCTCTACGCGAAGGAGCTGCTCGCCGATGGGCGCGGCATCACGGTGCCGTTCCGCGATCCGCATGCGCTCGCGACGACCGTCGACGACGTGCTCCGCAACCCGGGCCTGCGCGCATCGCTCGAGTCGGCCGCGTACCGCTTCGGCCGCCGCATGACGTGGCCGCGGATCGCGGCCGGCTATCGTCAGGCGTTCGCCGATTCGCTGCTCGCAGGGCTCGACATCGCGGCCGCCAGCCTAGGCGCATGA
- the lon gene encoding endopeptidase La: MAENVRETSSIPSELAILPLQEAVLFPNTVMPLAVTKQHGIKLVEDALKNGVPVGVVALKEKDASPPGPEDVYTVGTVAIIQKMIKVPDGTLRCIISGTVPFKIDEFTQAQPYLAAKIDLLDENTLESDEMTALSRNLASQYTKLLSFLPSAPKELELEVNNISDPNLLSYFIASTMRLETSDKQMVLEERDTLARLRMLTAFLTRELEVLELGHKIQSDIQKEMDKNQREYYLRQQLKAIQDELGEADPTQADVNELREKIVAAKMPPDADKAAMRELDRLGKIPSASPEYSVIRTYLDWLVTLPWAVTTEDSLDIAKARKILDEDHYDLEKVKDRILEYLAVRKLKNTLSGPILCFVGPPGVGKTSLGKSIARAMNRKFIRLSVGGVRDEAEIRGHRRTYIGAMPGTFIRAIRDAGSANPLIMIDEIDKVGADFRGDPSSALLEVLDPEQNNSFRDHYLDLPFDLSKVLFIATANQLDTISPPLRDRMEILFLSGYTQAEKVAIARKYLLPKQLEANGLTAKQCTITRDAIDEIAANYTRESGVRNLEREIATICRKVARKVASDPKFVARITGSNVSDYLGKQRYFGEIAKRTAAKGVATGLVWTPVGGDILFVESTVMPGTGKLTLTGQLGDVMKESAQAALSFLRSRSTELGLSDEFFNKHDVHIHVPAGAVPKDGPSAGVAIATSLVSAFTGRRVDASVAMTGEITLTGQVLPIGGVKEKVLGAKRAGIKRIVLPRRNEPDVTEDVPREVAKSLKFVYVEDLSDVLAVALGKPIIKAVESHNGRRNGKQLPAAAR, from the coding sequence ATGGCTGAGAACGTGCGCGAGACGAGCAGCATCCCGTCGGAGCTCGCGATCCTGCCGCTGCAGGAAGCCGTGCTCTTCCCGAACACCGTCATGCCGCTCGCGGTGACCAAACAGCACGGCATCAAGCTCGTCGAAGACGCGCTGAAGAACGGCGTGCCGGTCGGCGTCGTCGCGCTCAAGGAAAAGGATGCGTCGCCGCCAGGTCCCGAGGACGTCTACACGGTCGGCACGGTCGCGATCATCCAGAAGATGATCAAAGTGCCGGACGGCACGCTGCGCTGCATCATCTCGGGAACGGTGCCGTTCAAGATCGACGAGTTCACGCAAGCGCAGCCATACCTCGCCGCGAAGATCGACTTGCTCGACGAGAACACGCTCGAAAGCGACGAGATGACCGCGCTTTCGCGCAATCTCGCGTCGCAGTACACGAAACTGCTCTCGTTCTTGCCGTCGGCGCCGAAAGAGCTCGAGCTCGAAGTCAACAACATCAGCGATCCGAATCTGCTGTCGTACTTCATCGCGTCGACGATGCGGCTCGAGACGTCCGACAAGCAGATGGTGCTCGAGGAACGCGACACGCTCGCGCGCCTGCGTATGCTCACGGCGTTCCTCACGCGCGAGCTCGAGGTGCTCGAACTCGGCCACAAGATCCAGAGCGACATCCAAAAAGAGATGGACAAGAACCAGCGCGAGTACTACTTGCGCCAGCAGCTCAAAGCCATCCAAGACGAGCTCGGCGAAGCCGATCCGACCCAAGCAGACGTCAACGAGCTGCGCGAGAAGATCGTCGCCGCGAAGATGCCGCCCGACGCCGACAAGGCGGCGATGCGCGAGCTCGACCGTCTCGGGAAGATCCCCTCGGCGAGTCCCGAGTACTCGGTCATCCGCACGTACCTCGATTGGCTCGTGACGCTGCCGTGGGCGGTGACCACCGAAGACAGCCTCGACATCGCCAAAGCGCGCAAAATACTCGACGAGGACCACTACGACCTAGAGAAAGTGAAGGACCGCATCCTCGAATATCTCGCGGTCCGCAAGCTGAAGAACACGCTCTCGGGACCGATCCTCTGTTTCGTCGGACCGCCCGGCGTCGGCAAGACGTCGCTCGGCAAGTCGATCGCGCGCGCCATGAATCGCAAGTTCATACGCTTGTCGGTCGGCGGCGTCCGCGACGAGGCGGAGATCCGCGGTCACCGGCGCACGTACATCGGCGCGATGCCCGGCACGTTCATCCGCGCGATCCGCGATGCGGGCTCGGCGAACCCGCTCATCATGATCGACGAGATCGACAAGGTCGGCGCCGATTTCCGCGGCGATCCGTCGTCCGCGCTGCTCGAAGTGCTCGACCCGGAGCAGAACAACTCGTTCCGCGACCACTACCTCGACTTGCCGTTCGACCTGAGCAAAGTGCTCTTCATCGCGACCGCCAACCAGCTCGACACGATCTCGCCTCCGCTGCGCGATCGCATGGAGATCCTTTTCCTCTCGGGTTACACGCAGGCAGAGAAGGTCGCGATCGCGCGCAAGTACCTGCTGCCGAAACAGCTCGAGGCGAACGGCCTGACGGCCAAGCAGTGCACGATCACTCGCGACGCGATCGACGAGATCGCGGCGAACTACACGCGCGAATCGGGGGTGCGCAATCTCGAGCGCGAGATCGCGACGATCTGCCGCAAGGTCGCGCGCAAGGTCGCGTCCGACCCGAAGTTCGTAGCGCGCATCACGGGGTCGAACGTCTCCGATTATCTCGGCAAACAGCGCTACTTCGGCGAGATCGCCAAACGGACGGCGGCGAAAGGCGTCGCGACCGGGCTCGTCTGGACACCTGTCGGCGGCGACATCTTATTCGTCGAGTCGACGGTGATGCCGGGCACCGGCAAGCTGACGCTTACCGGCCAGCTCGGCGACGTGATGAAAGAGTCGGCGCAAGCCGCGCTCTCGTTCCTGCGCAGCCGCTCCACCGAACTCGGCCTGTCCGACGAGTTCTTCAACAAACACGACGTGCATATCCACGTGCCCGCCGGCGCCGTGCCTAAGGACGGCCCATCCGCGGGCGTCGCGATCGCGACGTCGCTCGTCTCCGCATTCACCGGCAGACGGGTCGACGCGAGCGTCGCGATGACGGGCGAGATCACGCTGACCGGCCAGGTGCTGCCGATCGGCGGCGTCAAGGAAAAGGTGCTCGGTGCGAAGCGCGCCGGCATCAAGCGCATCGTCCTTCCGAGACGCAACGAGCCGGACGTCACCGAAGACGTTCCGCGCGAAGTCGCGAAGAGCTTGAAGTTCGTCTACGTCGAAGATCTCTCCGATGTCCTTGCCGTCGCGCTCGGCAAGCCCATCATCAAGGCGGTCGAATCCCATAACGGCCGCCGCAACGGCAAACAGCTGCCCGCAGCAGCACGCTGA
- a CDS encoding Hsp20/alpha crystallin family protein, whose protein sequence is MYPDELFREFDRLFAELSLPITSHARRGSFNPNCDVFVTDRGRTIVVRVELAGVSRENIKLVVEGANLYLAGKRDLDVRRTESVVRKEIEYGYFLKKVQLPSPVVVDAAKAEYHDGILTVKLPVADGSRLLPIDRTEIRMVVRGRA, encoded by the coding sequence ATGTATCCAGACGAGCTTTTCCGCGAGTTCGACCGTCTCTTCGCCGAACTCAGCCTGCCTATAACGAGCCACGCCCGTCGCGGATCGTTCAACCCTAACTGCGACGTTTTCGTGACCGACCGCGGCCGTACGATCGTCGTGCGCGTCGAACTCGCCGGGGTTTCGCGCGAGAACATCAAGCTCGTCGTCGAGGGCGCCAACCTATACCTCGCCGGAAAGCGCGACCTCGACGTCAGGCGCACCGAGAGCGTCGTCCGAAAAGAGATCGAGTACGGTTACTTCTTGAAGAAGGTCCAGCTGCCGTCGCCGGTCGTCGTCGATGCCGCCAAGGCGGAGTACCACGACGGCATCCTCACGGTCAAGCTGCCGGTCGCAGACGGGTCGCGCCTGCTGCCGATCGACCGCACGGAGATCCGCATGGTCGTCCGAGGTCGCGCGTGA
- a CDS encoding NUDIX hydrolase, whose product MAVNGVVRAAGGVVVRSRPDGSLEVAVVHRPSYDDWTLPKGKLQAGEREEHTALREVEEETGMRCRLERALGSTKYKDHKGRQKIVHYWVMRALDGHFKATKEVDQLRWVHVAEAGDILSYHHDRQLLLEGLEGHGEDAVPGGREGKVTMRGRTSGAIYLVRHAKAGSRAQWEGPDESRPLSKSGKRQADALVDRLAAFSIARIASSPAARCVETVEPLAKQRGLTVERVDALVEGSDGDDVLDYISSHADPPTVVCTHGDVVGDVLTRLVDQGLAVESDARWEKGSAWVLDFDGESFLYGRYLPPP is encoded by the coding sequence ATGGCGGTGAACGGCGTCGTCAGAGCGGCGGGCGGCGTCGTCGTGCGCTCGCGACCCGACGGTTCGCTCGAGGTCGCAGTCGTGCATCGGCCTTCCTATGACGACTGGACATTGCCGAAAGGCAAACTTCAAGCGGGCGAACGCGAGGAGCACACGGCCCTTCGCGAAGTCGAGGAAGAGACCGGCATGCGCTGCCGGCTCGAGCGCGCTCTCGGCTCGACGAAGTATAAGGATCACAAAGGTCGTCAGAAGATCGTCCACTACTGGGTGATGCGTGCGCTCGACGGGCACTTCAAGGCGACCAAAGAAGTCGATCAGCTCCGCTGGGTGCACGTCGCCGAAGCCGGTGACATCCTCTCGTATCACCACGATCGCCAGCTGCTGCTCGAAGGCCTCGAAGGTCATGGCGAAGACGCTGTACCCGGCGGCCGCGAGGGCAAAGTCACGATGCGAGGCCGCACTTCGGGAGCGATCTATCTCGTGCGCCACGCGAAGGCCGGCAGCCGCGCGCAGTGGGAAGGTCCGGATGAATCGCGGCCGCTCTCGAAAAGCGGCAAGCGCCAGGCGGACGCGCTCGTCGACCGGCTCGCCGCTTTCTCGATCGCTCGAATCGCGTCGAGCCCCGCAGCGCGCTGCGTCGAGACCGTGGAGCCGCTCGCGAAACAGCGAGGCTTGACGGTCGAACGCGTCGATGCACTCGTCGAAGGCAGCGATGGCGACGACGTGCTCGACTATATCTCTTCGCATGCGGACCCGCCGACGGTCGTCTGCACGCACGGCGACGTCGTCGGCGACGTCTTGACTCGCCTCGTCGATCAAGGTCTCGCCGTGGAAAGCGATGCGCGTTGGGAGAAAGGGTCGGCCTGGGTGCTCGACTTCGACGGCGAATCCTTTCTTTACGGGCGATACCTCCCGCCACCATAA
- a CDS encoding CHAD domain-containing protein, whose product MARGDTTERAARVAIRSACSKSSRSRGRRRTLKPQAEPSPRTPMAGLAVRRAIAASVKRLLENESGAISGRGIEPVHQARVAVRRLRSDLRTFRELVDARWSGKLRQELRWLGGELGAVRDHDVFLSRLRAAAARSGGAGDPNVAALIAAARKARSAARARMVEALRSARYARLRARLELAARSPRLTLAARLTASQALPPIMKRRKKRIRNAVESLPARPAFAKLHRIRILAKRLRYAAEAVGFVAGARTKTVAKAAERLQDVLGELNDAVFACRLLRRLRSRRELALAANAMLALEIEAVSRARAEWEPAWQKVSAAELPAWR is encoded by the coding sequence ATGGCACGTGGCGATACGACGGAACGGGCGGCGCGCGTCGCCATCCGCAGCGCGTGCTCCAAGAGCTCGCGCTCGCGCGGTCGCAGGCGCACGTTGAAGCCGCAGGCTGAGCCGTCGCCGCGAACGCCGATGGCCGGTCTCGCCGTCCGGCGTGCGATTGCGGCGTCGGTGAAGCGTCTGCTCGAGAACGAATCAGGGGCGATCTCGGGTCGCGGCATCGAGCCGGTCCACCAAGCTCGAGTCGCCGTCCGGCGGCTGCGCTCCGACTTGCGGACCTTTCGCGAACTCGTCGATGCCCGATGGAGCGGCAAGCTCCGGCAGGAGCTTCGATGGCTTGGGGGCGAGTTGGGTGCGGTGCGTGATCATGACGTCTTCCTTTCGAGACTTCGCGCTGCGGCTGCGCGATCCGGGGGTGCCGGCGACCCGAACGTCGCTGCGCTGATTGCCGCCGCCCGCAAAGCGCGTTCGGCCGCGCGCGCTCGAATGGTAGAGGCGCTGCGATCGGCCCGCTACGCGCGTTTGCGCGCGCGGCTCGAACTCGCGGCCCGATCGCCGCGACTCACGCTCGCCGCTCGCCTGACCGCTTCGCAAGCGCTTCCGCCCATCATGAAGCGACGCAAGAAGCGGATCAGGAATGCGGTCGAAAGTCTGCCGGCGCGACCGGCCTTCGCGAAACTGCATCGGATCCGCATCCTCGCCAAGCGTTTGCGCTACGCGGCGGAGGCAGTCGGATTCGTCGCGGGCGCGCGAACAAAGACCGTTGCCAAAGCCGCAGAACGACTGCAGGATGTGCTCGGCGAGCTGAACGACGCGGTCTTCGCCTGCAGGCTTCTGCGTCGCCTGCGTTCGCGCCGCGAGCTGGCGCTGGCTGCGAACGCGATGCTCGCGCTCGAGATCGAAGCGGTCTCCCGCGCACGCGCCGAATGGGAGCCCGCCTGGCAGAAGGTCAGCGCGGCGGAGTTGCCGGCATGGCGGTGA